Genomic DNA from Coffea arabica cultivar ET-39 chromosome 7e, Coffea Arabica ET-39 HiFi, whole genome shotgun sequence:
ATAAAATATAGTAGCACCACTAGTATGCGCTTTTATCTTACAAGATCTAACATTACCTTTTAAGTTCAAACCACAAAGCCAAAGGCAACCCGGAGGAGCAGGAGGAGTTGTAATTGTAGTAAGAAAGAAAAGATAGCCAGCTAACTTGCTAGCTATATAGGCGCGAGTTAGTTTTGCTTGATCTAGCAAAGTAGAGATCGGACCATGATGCTTGATTCCCCGAAGCAAGCTGACTTTGATCAAAGTCTTTATTAGTCGAAagtgaaagaaagaagaagacccTCGAGGGcttgagtttcttcttctcCCAGATGGAGCAGGAGGAGGTTTTGGTCTTCAACTTCATCCTCAGCCAACAAGAGCCTGTGATGTCCACGTTGTTTGTGATTTTTATTTCTCTCTTTCATGATATTCGTCTTTGTTGGTGTGGATAATGATGATGGTTTGAGTTTTTCAGCGTAGTTGTGGGAGCAATGATGATGGCTCTGGAGAAGGTGAGGTGGTACTGGTGCCACAGAGAACATGATGATTACTTTTGGTTTCTGGCGTTGAAAGAAGAGAAGTATACTACCTCAGCTAAGAGAAAACAGAGAGCAAACCCTCCAGTATTTTTTTTGTGCAGTCTCTTTCTTGCCCTCAGAGATTTGCACTGTGTCCACTGATAAGCAGAGAGAATTTGTGGAAAGAAATATTCAGGCCTTGCTTGGATTGAAGGttttcgtcggaaaatattatcgttttccgtgatcacatttccctatcacatttttccctcacatatatcaaatcgctacagtaatttttccatgaaaaatgacggaaaatgcaatccaaacacaaccttactTCCATTAACCATCAGCCTTAGGCTGATGGCCACCCACCATCGAATCTTGCCTCCCAtcaatttattataattatgattttttagaaaatttatcaCTTATTTAGTTCGATGGTGATTCTGTTTCTGTCGATCCTTCGTAGGTTCAGTTGAGTCTTTTTCTATATAGAATAAGAGTAGGTGTAGAAGTAGGATCGAtgattcacaaaaaaaaaaaaaatatttacttcCATTCATCCGAAGCTCTTCGCCGTGGCGTCTTGTACAAACCATTTAATTAGTACTAATAACAATCCCTGACTCCCGTGACGGCCGTCTGCTTGGGGTCCTTTCCATTATCCCTCCAACCCCGTAATGTTAGTCAACAGCAGCTGGTTCAATCGGTAAAATAagaccttttttttattttataaaagaTCAACTTATAATCCTAGGAACAAGGTCCTGACTATGGTGATGATTAGAATGAAACCTAATTGAATTTTTTATACACGCATACTTCAAAATGTTAtaatcttattattattatttttaataaaaacttcaaaaaagcTGCAATCCTATTACAAGATTCTAAAACAAATGTGTCAATCTTGGATTTCTAGTTTTATAATTGAGAATGTCTTTTTCTTCTATTAGAGgattttcattcattcattcatgtctattattaatatttttttattctcTCACCCTTTTTCATTTCCAACTGTCAGGCACAAGATTCAAATCGTGAAGAGGATAACGAGAAGGACTCTAAGAATCGATCTCTGGCCACTAAGCTAACCCTAGTGGTTGGATTTTCATTCTAGTTATTTATGCCTAACGatggtttttcaattttcattcaagaaatcatttgaaataattattgtaacttttttttattgtgaGTCATGCGAGATAAAATAGGTAATTTGAAAgataaaattattcatttaaaaatatatttgtattgTAAGCAAgtaaatttttgacaaaataaGTTATATCCAAACACTATATGATTTCCATTTCTATCTGCCAAAACTTTTCAAAGTATTTAAACAGTAAAAAGGAAAAGTACAAGAAAAGAATTGATAATAGACACGGGTCAAAATAGAGCGCCATTGCTTTATCTACTGCAAAATTTGCCCTTGCAAAATAGATACACGAGGTTCAACATGGATCTGTTTCAATTTTCAACTTGCTCTCGTCCTTGCCAGTCATGAGAAGCGTGCAACGTAACTGGCGCAATTAGAGAGTGGACTTGTGGTGGGAGGGCCCAAGTTAATTAAGCTCCCTCTGAATTTATTCAACCAGGCACCAAAGTCCACCATTGCAGCCCGTGCTTATCGCACACAAAAATTTGGCCGTATACATCAATATAGATGAATTAAGCAAGAAAGGAATTCCCTGCTTTAAGCTCTTGTTTTCATCGTAACCAGAAAGTCAGATACGCTGGAAATGGATGGTAAGCTACTATTCGTACGGAGTACAGCGCAATTGGAACGTGCCCTTTTTTGTCAACACGACGAGAAGCTGCTGCAAATTCCATACCCTTTTTCTTCTcctaatttaatttaattcttTGAATTCAGGGCCCCGGATGACGAGTGAAGACGAGGCCGTCCGGGCGCCGATACTCATCGCTTTGACCACTTTAGAAAGAGTCGCAATTGTTTTCTGCGCCTAATTGGAAAGTTAGTCCCCCGTGTAACACAACAATTCCGGCAAAGAGGATGACCTTTTTCTTTCCAGGACTAATATTTTACTCAATCAGGCAAAGGAATCTTCAACCATTTTTGAATTAACTtcccttgtttggattgtaattttcaggaaaaaatgttgaatttttttcaaaaggcaTTCtctcaacattttttttttttgcttcatcacatttaaaaaaatataacggtgattttttatttttattattacaaaaactactaaaaatgcAATTCAAGCAGTCTCTTACTTTCTTCAAGGTTATAACCCTATATTTCTTTTTGTGCCATTATGGGACCTTGTAGAAGAagtggaaagaaaataaaaataatgagACGCCAATTTGGTCCTAGCATAACGGAATCCCAGGCCAAACCTAATTTCTTCTTGGTCGCTGTGTTCACTTATAGATCATGAAGTATATGCAATATACGTCATATGTAGGACCGTCAATGGGGCTGGGCCAGCCCGAGCTCGGCTCGCTCGGCCCGACAAAAAGCCCGATGAGCCCGATCATTTAGTGAGCCAGTCTGAGTCTGAACCTAAAAATAAGCCCGAATTAGATGTGAGCTGAGCTTGGACCTTATTAGGCTCAAACCCGATATAGGCCCGGCCctttaattacctatatatataatatttatattttgatattatgtataattatatatccaaatatattattactaaatactaaatatatacataaattacaaaacacaaaaatacatctaaaaactctttcatgagctttcttgagagccaatattggtaatgcataactaaatctctaatttttcttattggttgagtaaatttttgtattggcataatattggttgatttttttttggtctacaaacacaaaaatcatcaagcatatttggatttaaatcacaagattataaaaaaagttttaacttttaaagatgtattggcttatgatcgcatgttttattactatttttcatgcattttgaatggattaaatataaatattgttgaaaaatttttggtttatatacgttttaagaactattatttgttcatgtttagttttaatattatagtcttgtaaatgttaaattagtgttACAACtcaatagttatagtaattatattaagaaaattaaagagTAATAAGTGAGATTGGGTTAAACCCGATTAAGGCTCACAACCCGAATACTATGTGAGTTGAGTATGGGTTTCACATTTACGAATCCGAAACTCATAACCCGAATCCCGAAAATGATTCAAATTAAATGAACTGAGTTTGACCTCATCAAAGCCCGGCTCATTAAACCCGATTGACAGGCCTAGTCATATGATAGTAGTTTTTTCTCAATCATGGTAAATCATTCATTATCACTTCTCTTATGTCATTTATATCAATATGGCTATTTCATACAGCAAATAATCTACAAATGGAATCCCCAGACCAAGACAAACCTAATTTTcccaaaagaaaaatgagggggtaggggaaaaataaaagaaaagtgaCTGAGAGCatagaaaattttgatgaaGCGAAGGGCGTTGCGTTCGATACCAACTGAACTGACAGCTAAAACGGGAAGCTTTGCAAACAGGTGCCGTGAGGCACGCGGCACTccgtatttctttttttcttttttgttcagTTTATTTTAGATAAGTCGACTCGTGGGGACAAATTTTCAGAAGATTATGCAAGCATGTGCAGCACGCTGCACGCACGTCAACCTGTGGAGGGaaaagttcacgttgggccgTACCAAGGGTCCATCTGACAACGTACTTACATTTcgtcaaatatattttttattttttattttacaaatAATGACTTCACACCCattgcaaaatcaaatagataaaaTTTAATTACAACCTAAATTTTAGGCCAATTTTTACACTAAATTTATTACGTGAGCCACACatagttatttttttttctctataaaAGGTATAATTTGGCTTAactcatattcatttttacctctagaaaagtaaaatttaatccgaattatattcatttttttcttaaaaaaaaaaaagaaatcaaaccCAATTCATAGTTATTTTTATCACTAAAAAAGAGAGATCTAACatgttatatataaaaaataactaCATGTGAATTAAAAAGATGATGTGATTTTAAGTTACAAAGTGATTGAAAACCTATATTGAGACCAAATTTTACTGacttaattttgtaaaaaatataaagttattcttttaaaagtagatgatgaaaaaaattcatttgacaaaaatataaaaaacattttgaacgattttcccaacaaaaaaaaaaaaaaacacctacATGGACCCCGTGCTTTTACAGAAACTCATATATTTGCATAATCACGCGTGACACTGAACCTTAAACCTGAATCAACATCATAGAATGCCATCAGGTTTTCCCTTCCGCTATGGAGTTGGGACCCCAAGAACAAAAAGTCTTCCAGTGTTCAAGTTGGAAGTGGCAGGAGCATGGCTACCTTCCCATTGTTCCGACTGCCAACCTGAGCGAGAGTCAGAGAGAGAGGGCTTCCTATATTATTTTATCGTTGTAGCAAATTCCGTGGCTACTGCTGAATAACAATAAGAAAAGCCACGGTCAAATAAAGTTCAGATTAGTTGAGATTCCCACCGAAAGAGGGCTCTGCATGTCTGCTTCATATTCAGGTTTAACAGGACGCCTCCATAGCCTGCAGTAATGTTTCAATCACAGTAAACAAGACTCACCAATACCGTATATATAGTCATATATAACTCAGGAACTCTTTTTAAGTACCGAATGCTATGGTCTGCAAGTGTCAAGTTGAAGAGTAATACCGAGATTTTGCAATTAGTGCAGAAAGCCCGGTTGCTAGATCAAATGCGTGTCAAAACTGATGCATTCCAACTAAGCTACAAAAATCAACGAGAGATGTAGCCTAAAAAGGGGATTCTTTCTCGTTGTAAGGCTGCAAACCACATTCAAGCCTGATCGCTGACATAAGATCGTGAGGTATAGCATGCGGAGTCCTACCCTCTCTGCCCGAAAAGTATCTCGAATCTGTAGTACTTTCCCGGCTACCATGGGTAGTTGTTGGCTCTCCTGCTCCCCAACCCCTATACAGTATGACTTTACTTGGTTCTTGAGACACCAGCACAGCCCCAGTGGCTTGCTGTGAGGTTAACAGGAGTTAAAACAGTCTCAAAACAACGATTTAATCAAAGCAAATATTAGCAAACATCAGAAATGATTTCTGTAAATTTCTAAAGTTAAATTTATCTCAAAGCTCATTGCAGCAGATACTTAAAATGGATTTCAGTACACAAACCTCCAGCTTGAAGACCACCTCCTGGACAGAAGTCCCTTTGGCTCTGCCTTTTACATTCACTATAGCGAGCGGGTACTTTTGGAAGCGGACCTTGATTGCTTCAGCAAGTCCACTAACCTTGTTGCTCTTCCCTAAGAAATAAGACCATTTGTAAAATACTCTATGTTACCCAGCCAAACAGGTGAAAACAGTTGAAAAGAAACCTTCAatctaaataaaaatataaaagactGCTGCTTCTGTCTATCTATTGCGTCGTTTAGAAAGAAAATCGCCTCAAGAATTTTTTAGAACAGTTTGGCAGTGCATTCATGAgcatttacaatttcaatataCTATTTTCCAATTCTTTATTAGTCTACAGCTTTTCAGAATACCATGTGCTGGACTCTTGCACTGATGAAAAACTAGTTATCCACATAATGCTACATTACAAGATTCATATTCTGAACACGTGTGTTGTAGAGTAGCCAGAAACAAAACTTGAGTGTCCAGAAACTACAGCCAATCACAAAAATGGCAGAATGTAATCCACAGAGACAAAAAAATGTCCAAACAACCAACGTGCAACAAAGTTTCACAACATAAGGAACTGAACTATAGGAGTCCCACAACCACAGCCAATGACAAAAATGACAGAATGTGATCCACAGAGACAACAAATATCCCGCAACTAACATACAACAAAGTTTCACAACAAAAAGAACTATATCAGAAATCCACATGTTTGGTGGCTGGAAAAGGGCCAAATTTGTCTCATCCAACATGTAAAACAACATTACTCTTGAAATAGGGGTTTATAGCAGAATATATTAAATCAAGAAAGATACAAAATATATTCGTATTACCTATGGCAAACACATGATGCTTTTTCATCTTCAGCGCTTGTTTCCGCAAAAGTAGCCTGTCTCTATTGGAGAGGCTTTTAGCTCTAACAGGTATTGCATTGCAGCCACTTTCCTTAACTACATGAACTGATGAATCCAGCTCAGTTTTCATGGAATCAGCAGGGGACTGCATAGCTTTAGTGCCACCAAGTCTAGCCTCCATAGTACCAATGGCGGAAGTGCGTGTCACACCAAGTGTctaagataaaagaaaaaaacattCATAGAAGATTAATTAGGCTTGTACAACTCGACTAGATTTATTGACAGAAAAGGGAATCAGGAGAAGATGAGGGTGGCACATTTCCACGAATTCAAAAGATCTTTAGCTTCTTTACTTGTACCTTTTCCCCCATTTCATTTAGATAAAGGTTCTGCATCTGCATTATCAAACTCATAGCAATGTTTTCAAAGTCATCACTCATAAATTCCATGTGAAACAGTATGCAGAGAGTTTGTTCAGCGATTCAATCCTATAGTTCTGGTTATGAAAAGAAACTAAAATgatgaagggaaaaaaattattgtGCACTAGAAAATATTTTATATTAAAAAGAAACGTAATTAACAACCATATGGCCTACACTTCACACATCCTGGGTGCATGACACTGAAATTGACTGACTTGGCAGCAGTACAAATTAAGCTGCACTGAAATTGCTGTCACCATTAAATATGCTGAACCCTCTGGagaaaaggttttttttttttttttttaaaatttagccTCTCTAGTTTAATGCAGCACGAATTCTCATATAAGTCCTTTACCTAAAGTAAGTGTTCTATATTTGTCATACAACAATTTCAGATTCCAAAGCCAGTGAAACAATCCATTAGATAGATGAGCATGAGGTTGACACACACTGGATTAGCATGGCCTTGGatgataacaaaaaatatatagCTCATTCCAAAactcaaaaaagaaagggatcCTTTTTACCTGTTCATTATAATGGCTCGTTGACAATGATTGGGGAGAGAGTTCAGGACTAGCAAGggacattttattttttgatgaatGGAACTTGTCTGGCTCCTGCTCTTTGTCCTGGATCATGATTAAACTGCATATATTAGCCCAGATTTTGAAATAATCTTGCCACGGAAGAACAGTATAATGAGATCTGAAAGGAAATTCACCAATTTGAGTTTTAATTCTTCAGCCAAGTCCGTCTTGTTTGTACCCTTTTCTTTGGCCTGGATCAAATGAATGATATGTAATTTCCACCAGAATACAGTCTATTAGCTGCAGAAAACAAATTAAGGCTCTGAAATAAGATAACCCACCAATTGAAGCTTCAACCGATCTATATTCTGTGTAAGCTTCAAAACATGTAATTTGAGAGACTGCAATTCATGCAAAGAGAATATGTGAGGCACAACGAGCAAATACTCATAATCAAaatatttgataacaaaaaagcTGTGAGTTAACAGTGTCCTGTATTAAAGGCAGGATAATTTGGAATAGTTTCGTGCTTTGTCTCACTACATATACAAATGGATGAAATGAAAACCAGGGGATAAACACAAACTTGACCTCACGACGTTGTGCCTCTAAAGAACGTTTCATTGCTTCTCTTTTGCTTAGAAGCGAACGAGGCCTCAAACAAGCAGGGCGACTGTAGTTCTTTCCACGATATACAATGATAGCAAAACCTTTGCTAACCCGTTCAACTGCTACTAAAATTCCGCCACTTTCTGCCTCCAGTGTTCGTGCTCTTGCAGTGACCTCCTCAATACTTCTTCCCCCGGTTATAATCTTCACTAATTCTCTGTATTTCCAGTGAAGATGCATATTTTCGATTGTTCCATCAAATACTCCTCGTCTTCCTGACCATGAAAGAGAGAAATTTACAAGGATGACATGAGGCCAGAAACATGCACTTTTGGCTTGCCAATGTCATTCTTCATCATAGGGGGTAGTAAGCAAGCACTTCCTTTAGCACTTACCCAGAAGCAGGAAAGGTTTCATTCTCAAGCCAATTTTTCTCAGCATATATCGTTCTTCTTCTGTAATACCTTCTTTATCAACTTCTGGCTCTTGGGTGGTCTCTTCCTTCTCCAGCTCTACAAGAAGCTTCTCTGCCATGTCTTTCTTCACTAGTGCCTGTAAGGCTGTAAAAGATTAACATGTTTGGGAAAATAGACAAGTGACTGGAACAGATTTTGAGGTAGTATTACATAACATGCCTTGGATAATTTGGCAGTAGTTCTCTCAATTGCTGTTTCTGTTGAGCTTCGATGCCTTCGCTTGGAGGCAAGTTCAAGTTTCTGGTCCTCTTTACCATTATTTTCATCTCCATTACAATTTTCTGAGGTCCCCAGCCTTTGGTCTTTTGAGCTCACTGTAGTAAAACTTTTGTCTGCTCCCTTTTCTTCACCATCAAGCCCATAGTTCCTCCGCTTTTCAATTGCTAAAGAGACTGCAGCTGGCAAGAAATCCTTTCCTCTGTACAGGACAATGAATTCCTTATCTCTTGAAAGCAAGGTTCCCCCAGTTAGGTTCTGCAAGAGTATAGTTTCAAGTAAATATATGTCAGTGCAGAAGAGTTACTGGCAGTTACATGTTAGTCCCCTGATAAAACAGAGCCTAGACAGGAACGACAGAAGATCTCTTAAACCCATCTAGCAGACCTTTAGTTCCTCAGCCATCAATTCACTGTTGGTGTTCTGGACTCCTCTTTTAACAGCAATTTTGGCAATTTCACATTTCTCCCATAGCTTAATAATTGCAGCAGCCAAGCCCTGAAGTTTT
This window encodes:
- the LOC113723118 gene encoding CRM-domain containing factor CFM2, chloroplastic-like; amino-acid sequence: MALCTGNHQFYLLPPAKSRPLLNPFLPSSFTFPNPPTTYGVSPPKPLFCRATATATGDTETLPQSAIQRIAEKLRGLGYVEDDKDENKDEDKLPKNGPSPGEIFVPLPSQLPKYRVGHTLDPSWSTPQNPVPLPGSGNAIQKYHELRRGVIKERIEERKKRETVPTLAELNLPEEELRRLRTLGIRLQKKLKVGKAGITEGIVNGIHERWRRYEVVKIRCEDICRMNMKRTHELLEMKTGGLVVWRSGTNIVLYRGADYKYPYFFSDDNTANGSLREEASVDFRMDYREDNEKKASSSGGNALRSSVPKSLGKVSHPPLIQGVGTPNRVRFQLPGEAQLAEEADRLLEGLGPRFTDWWGYEPLPVDADFLPAAVPGYRRPFRLLPYGVKPILTNDEMTILRRLGRPLPCHFALGRNRKLQGLAAAIIKLWEKCEIAKIAVKRGVQNTNSELMAEELKNLTGGTLLSRDKEFIVLYRGKDFLPAAVSLAIEKRRNYGLDGEEKGADKSFTTVSSKDQRLGTSENCNGDENNGKEDQKLELASKRRHRSSTETAIERTTAKLSKALVKKDMAEKLLVELEKEETTQEPEVDKEGITEEERYMLRKIGLRMKPFLLLGRRGVFDGTIENMHLHWKYRELVKIITGGRSIEEVTARARTLEAESGGILVAVERVSKGFAIIVYRGKNYSRPACLRPRSLLSKREAMKRSLEAQRRESLKLHVLKLTQNIDRLKLQLAKEKGTNKTDLAEELKLKLDKEQEPDKFHSSKNKMSLASPELSPQSLSTSHYNEQTLGVTRTSAIGTMEARLGGTKAMQSPADSMKTELDSSVHVVKESGCNAIPVRAKSLSNRDRLLLRKQALKMKKHHVFAIGKSNKVSGLAEAIKVRFQKYPLAIVNVKGRAKGTSVQEVVFKLEQATGAVLVSQEPSKVILYRGWGAGEPTTTHGSRESTTDSRYFSGREGRTPHAIPHDLMSAIRLECGLQPYNEKESPF